From a region of the Myroides sp. JBRI-B21084 genome:
- the fsa gene encoding fructose-6-phosphate aldolase encodes MKFFIDTANLDQIKEAQALGVLDGVTTNPSLMAKEGITGKNNILKHYVDICEIVDGDVSAEVIATDFEGMIKEGEELAELNEQIVVKLPMTKDGIKACKYFSDKGIKTNVTLVFSAGQALLAAKAGATYVSPFIGRLDDVSTDGLNLIDEIRLIYDNYAFETQILAASVRNTMHIVNCAKIGADVMTGPLSSILGLLKHPLTDLGLEQFLADYAKGNK; translated from the coding sequence ATGAAATTTTTTATAGACACAGCAAACCTTGATCAAATAAAAGAAGCGCAAGCCTTGGGTGTTTTAGATGGTGTTACCACAAACCCGTCGTTAATGGCGAAAGAAGGTATTACCGGTAAAAACAATATTTTAAAACATTATGTAGATATTTGTGAAATTGTAGATGGAGATGTAAGTGCAGAAGTAATTGCTACCGATTTTGAAGGAATGATTAAAGAAGGCGAGGAGTTGGCGGAATTAAACGAACAAATTGTTGTTAAATTACCAATGACTAAAGACGGTATTAAAGCGTGTAAATATTTTTCTGATAAAGGTATTAAAACAAATGTAACCTTAGTTTTTTCGGCAGGGCAAGCTTTGTTAGCAGCTAAAGCGGGTGCCACTTACGTATCACCGTTTATTGGTAGATTAGACGATGTTTCTACCGATGGTTTAAATTTAATTGATGAAATTAGATTGATTTATGATAACTACGCTTTTGAAACGCAAATTTTAGCAGCGTCGGTTCGTAATACAATGCATATAGTTAATTGTGCAAAAATTGGTGCCGATGTAATGACGGGTCCTTTAAGTTCTATTTTAGGATTATTAAAACATCCGTTAACCGATTTAGGGTTAGAACAATTTTTAGCAGATTACGCAAAAGGAAATAAATAA